AAAATTAATCTCCCGAAGGTCAAAACAAAGGTCGGCGTCGGCAAAAACTTCAGTAAACTGCTCGAAAGAGCTGGGTTTCCTGATCTCAATATCAGCAAAAGAATGTTTTGCAAGTAGTGACGAAAAATAAATTTTATCACCATCATACTTTGCTGATCCGATAATGAGCACCCGGACTTTAAGATCAGGTGCTTTCTGATGAATGACATCTATAGCTTTAAAGAAATTCCCGATCCCCTTATCTTTTGAAATCTGCCCTGTATAACAAAGTGTGATAGTACAAGGTCTTGGTTCTTTAATACTTTCTTTTATATAAACAGGATCCGGATAGTAAGGAAGAATCATTTGTCTTTTCCACCAAAACAGATAGGCTAAAGGAAACTTTTTGGTGGATTCTCCAAAGATAAAATGAGTACTTACAATACCTGCATACAACTGAATAAGAAAAAACTTTGCTGCATGAACAATTTTTGCAGGAAATGTATATTCTCTCAGCATAGACATTGAAGGATACCATTCTGTAATATCATAGATACAGCTGATCTTCTTTTCCTTCACCCATTTCTTTGAGGCTACTACTGCCAAAGGCTCAGAGCATATAATACAATCTGGCTGAAATGTTTCGCAAACGTTCTGAAACGTTTCTACTTTCCTGTTTATACTTCCTTCGATCACAGCATAAGATTCGATCCCAATGCCATCAATTGTACCATTAAAGTCAGCATATAAGCTGCATATTTTCACCTCATATCCTCTTTCTTTCAGAGTCTTCGCCTGATGATAGAAAATCCGGTCATCATTATAGCTGTGGGAAGTTGTTAAAAAAAGTACTTTAGGCATTAGCTCTTATTCGAATCTGTACAAAGATACATTAAAACAAAAAAGTGGAAAACAGGTTTCCACTTTATGATTTATAAGTATTTTGAGCTTAACAGTATTTATTTTATAGCAGCTGCCCAGCTTTTCTCTAAAGGAAGAAGGAAGTGGCTAAGGAAGTCCAGATAGGTGTTTTTTGAAAAATCGAAAACCTGAATGTCTTTTGAAATTTCGTTATTTCTAAGTTTCGTCTTAAAGTCTATCAGTTTCAACGTTTTTACTTCACCATTTTCTACAAAACTGGCCTTCATCCTGTCAAAAAGTCCTAGCTGATATTCTTCATCTATTTCTCTCATTATTTTGCCTAAAGCATCAATACTGCATCCGGAAGCCATTTCTTTTTCTTCATCTACACAAACCACAATAAACTGGTTCTTTTCAATTTTGAATGAGGAAGAAAGGGGTTTTCCATGGGCAGCCCAGGTAGAAAGGAAATCGAACAGTTTTTCGGTGATCGTTTTCGCTTCTTTTGTTTCAAAAGGCCTTGAAGCCGGGTATATAATGACTCTGTAGTCGTTAGTTTCTACAATACTAGATTCGTCGATTTTCATATCCTGTCAATTTAAAGGATAAAATTACGCAATTTTCTTGAGTTTAAGATCATTGTATTTTTTGCTCAGAACATAAAGCATCATCATAAAAAGCGGAAAAATAAACGGGAAGAAAAATCTTAGTGCTGCCGACTGCGGAAAGAAAAAGAACTTAATATAGAGATTTACAAGTAGAAGAACCGAAATCATTCTTACCCACGCGTCTTTAGACTTCCAAAAGATAACTGCAATCATAATGGAAACAGATAGGGTCACCTTTTTAAAATAAATAATTTTGATGTAAATAATTTCCAAATAATCTTTTAAGCTGACATTTATCGGATGACTTGAGATAATAGGTCTCCTATCTATAAAAGTATCATAAAATACATCTTTCCAGCCTGGATAGTGATAAAATTTGATGATGGCCAGATACATCAGCAACAGAATTCCTCCCTGGATAATAAAGGAAATATCAAATTTCTTTTCTTTAAAATACCGAAAGAAGAAAACAGCCACAATATAGGTAAGCGTGAATGTAATATAATCCGGACGAATGAAAGTGATCATAAAGAGCAGCATAAACATTCCCCATTTGCTCCAATGTTTTATCAGACCAATGATAAAGAGCAGCATAAACTGAAAAATAAACATATCCGGTGTTGAGACTCTTGACATATAAGTCATTGGAGGCAAAAGCATGGCAGCAACCGTTATTATGGCAGCAAGCCAGTATTTCTTTGGAAACAGAAGCTTTAGGATATAAAATAATAGCAGTCCTGAAATAAAATAAGAAATAAGGCTGGTAAATAAGACAGCCATAGGAGAAGTAAGCCCAAGCTTATAAAAGAGGGTAATAACAAGAATATACCCTACTTTTATCTGAAAATAAGGTAATTGTTCTGTAAAAGATTGTGTATTTTTCACGAAATACTGTCTTGGGATATCCCAGGGCTTTATTCCGATAACGTCTGTATAATGTTCTTCAGGGGCTTCCTTTTTTATTTCATTATAAGTAATGATGCGAACTTTATCTGGTGAATCCGGAAACTCAGACGTATATAAACATCCAAGATAGCCGGGCATATCCCAGTCATATACCCTGTTTTTATAGTTCCAGAGTGTAAGAAATATAAGTATCGATATTACAAACAGAAAGGAGAGACCCCATTTTAATTTCATAGCCGGTAAAGATTATATCTATAAATCTTCTGCCTCAGCAAGAAGTTCTACAATGTCTTTTACGGCAACTTCAGTATTTTTATTAAAGTGTTTTACACCGTCAGTCATCATTGTATTACAGAAAGGGCATCCGGTTGCAATTACTTTAGGCTCAAAAGACAGAGCTTCTTCTGTTCTTTCAATATTGATGTCTTTGTTACCTTTTTCAGGTTCTTTAAACATCTGAGCACCTCCTGCTCCACAGCAAAGTCCATTGGTTTTGCAACGTTTCATTTCTACAAGTTCTGCATCCAGCTTTTCAAGTAGAAGCCTTGGTGCTTCATATTCATCGTTGGCACGTCCCAGATAGCAAGGATCGTGGAAAGTAATTTTCTTTCCTTTGAATGCTCCTCCTTCAATCTTCAGCCTTCCTTCTTCCATAAGGGTTTTAAGGAATTGAGTATGGTGTACTACATCAAAGTGTCCACCCAGGCTTGGATATTCATTTTTCAGGGTATTGAAGCAATGCGGGCACGCCGTTACAATTTTCTTTACTTCATAGGCATTAAGAACTTCAATGTTGGTAAGCGCCATCATCTGGAATACAAACTCGTTTCCGGCTCTTTTTGCAGGATCCCCGGTACAGCTTTCTTCCTGTCCTAAAACGGCAAATTCAACACCTATTTTATTTAATATCTTGCAAAATGCTTTTGTAATTTTTTTAGCACGGTCATCGAAACTTCCTGCACATCCAACCCAAAATAAAACTTCTGGTGCTTTTCCTTCGGCAGCATATTCTGCCATTGTTTTTATATTGAAATCCATTTCTTTAAAATTAAATAATGTAACAATCTAACAATATATCAATGTAACAATCTATTGGTCAATTTTTAAATTGATACACTGGTACATCTATTAATCATTTGCCCAGTTCAGACGGTCCGCCTGGTTATACTGCCAAGGTGCTGCATTGTTTTCCACATTGGTCATCATCAGATTCAGTTCCTGTGGAGCAGCAGACTGTTCCATTACAAGGAATCTTCTCATTTCAAAAATAATGGAAAGCGGATCCAGCAATACCGGACAAGCATCTGTACATGCATTACACGTGGTACAAGCCCAAAGTTCTTCTTTTGTGATATAATCGTTTAACAACTTTTTACCGTCGTCAACAAATTTTCCATTTTTATCAATATTTCTTCCCACTTCTTCCAGCCTGTCTCTTGTTTTCATCAGAATCAGTCTTGGTGAAAGTTTTTTCCCCGTGATATTAGCAGGGCAAACGGAAGTACAGCGTCCACATTCTGTACATGAATAGGCATTCAGCAGCTGTACCTGATTCAAATCGAATATATCTTCAGCTCCAAATTTGGAAGGAATATCTGCTTCAGCTCCCTCAGCCGGAGCTGCATAAGGATCTGCGTTAGGATCCATCATTAATTTGATTTCTTTTGTTACAGAATCAAGGTTATTGAATTTTCCTTTTTTATCAAGGTTAGCATACCATGTACTTGGAAATGCAAGGATAATATGTAAATGTTTTGAGTAATAAAGATAGTTCATGAAGAAAAGGATTCCTACAAAGTGGAACCACCAAGCTCCTTTTTCTGTAAAGAATAAAAAGCCATCACTAAAATTATTAAAAACAGGCCCCATAACCATAGAGCTAATCGGGAAGCTTCCATGTTCCGGAAGAAGTCCTCTTTGCTGTAAAACCCAGTCAGCGGCATTCATTTTAAAGAAAGCCATCATCAGGGCAAATTCTATGATAAGAATCCAGTTAGCATCATGTTTTGGCCATCCGAAAAGTTCCTTCATGGTAAGCCTTTTAACACCATAGAAGTTTCTTCTGATGAAAAATACAACTACACCGATTACAACAAGAAGTGCAAGGATCTCTAATGTCGCTGTAAAGAAGCTGTAAAAGCCATTTCCAAACACTGAAGCCAGGAAACGGTGTGTTCCAAATACACCATCAACAATAATTTCAACAAGTTCAATATTGATAATAACAAAACCTACATATACAAAGATGTGCAGAATCCCGGCAACAGGACGTTTTACCATCTTACTCTGCCCCATAGCCACTCGTGCCATGGTATTCCAGCGTTCAGATTTTCTGTCGTTTCTTTTGATTTCGTGGCCCAGCCTGATATTTCTGTAGATCTTCAGCAGGCTTTTGCCAAATAGTCCAAATCCGGCCACTAATAAAATCAGGAAAATAATATTATCGATGTACTGCATAGGGAGTATTAGTCTTTATTGTTTTTACCGAAAACTGAGAAATTAATGTATCTCTTAGGGTTTGCTTTCATGTCTTCAATCAGTGTATTCAGATTAGAAGAAGCTGAATTAAGATTATTGTAAAGCTGATCATCTTTCATCAGTTTACCTAAACTACCTTCTCCTTTATCTATTCCTCCGATTACCTGATTTAGTTTTCCTACAGTAGCATCAAGATTTGCTATCGTTGCATTCAACTGCTTGGTATCAATGCTCTGTGCAAGATTTCCGTATTTATCCAACGTAACTTTTCCGCTCTGCATAGTAAGACTAGCGTCATCCAATACTTTCTGAAGTTTAGGATCATTGTGCCCCACCAGGCTGTTTACATTACCTGCCGTAGTCTGTAATGCTCCTACTGTTTTATTAAGATTGATTAATAAAGCTCTGATTTCGGCTCTGTTCTGTCCATCTACAATCTGATTGGCATTCGCCATCAAAGAGTCTACTTTGTAAAGTACACCCTGCAGCTGATCTTTAACCGGGCCTACCTGAGTAGAAAGACTTCCTATCATTCCCAGCTTGAAAGCACCTTTAAGCGTATCACCATCTTTTGCGGTATCTCCTCCATATAAAAGGTTTACTCTCATTTCTTTACCAGACATTAATCCGGGTTCAAAAATTTCCAGAGTTGAGTTTTTTGAAAATTCGAATTTGTTATCGATAGTAATCTTTACAACAAAACTAATTTTTCCATCTTTTGCGGTCCTGGGAATGATTTTATCTACCTGCCCTACCTTAAGACCATTAATAGAAACTGCCGAAGACTGTGCCAAGCCTTCTACGTTATCATATTTTGCATAAAATATATTATCGGTTGTAAAAAGGCTTTTCCCCTTCATAAACTGAAACAACAACACAAAGCCAACAACAGCCAGAAGTGCAATCACACCCGCTTTTAATTCTTTACTGAATTTCACTTGCTAATTTTTTTCTAATAAGCAAATATAACACATTTTAAATAAATCCTTTGCCTTATTGCTCTGCGTTAAATACAAAAAAAAGCGACAAATAATTTTGTCGCTTTTTTATATCAATAAAAATGAATTTCTTATTGCTGCTGATTTCCAATTTTATTCCAGATTTCAATTCTGTAATCCTGAATATCTGCATTGTCCTGAAGACTCTTCATCCAAGCCTGGCCGAACATTCCAGCATTTCTTTGAGTAATAGACTCTGTAAACTGTTTAAGATCCCCAGGTTGTTTGTTTACTGTTTCTGATTTCTTGATCAGAACATACACTCCTGTTCCACCTTCAACCGGATTAGAAAGTTTACCTTTTGCAACACCAAATGCTGCACCGGCAACTTTAGGCTCCATAGCTCCAGCTACCGAAGGGTTTAGTAAGTTTACCTGAGCACTTTGTTTTGTAGCTGCAAATAATTTAGCTACCTGATCCAGGTTAGAAGCTTTTGCTGCTGCAATTTTATCAGAAATCTGTTTTGCTGCCAATTTATTTTTAACAATAGCTTCAATTTGATCTCTCACAGATTCCGGATCAGCAAGACCAGCGTCTTGTTTTCCGTTCAGGTATACCACAATTTTATCTCCTGTACCTTCTACAGTGAAAAGTTCTGTATCACCTTTTGATCTTTTCTTATCAAAAGCCCATCCTAAGATCTCTGCATCTTTTTCAGTACCTAAGCCCTGAAGCTGGCCTTCAAATCTTTTTGCTGCTTTTGGATTAGAGAACTGATAATTATCTTTTTTAGCAATATTCACGAAATCATTGAAAGATTTCCCTTGAATTTGCTGAATGAATTTTCTTGATTTTCTATCTACGTCAGCTTCTGTAGCATCTGAAGGTTTAATTGCCTTCACAAGGTTAGCAACTTTATAGCCCATAGATCCAGATTTCTTATCTTCAATATTGATGATATGATAACCGAACTGTGTTTCTACTACCCCTGTAGCACCTTTAGGGTTGTTTGCAAGGTAAGTAAGGAATTCCGGAACGAATGGCGTTTCTGGAGTTGTCCAACCTAGACTACCTCCCTGTGCCGCAGAATTTGGATCATTGGAAAGCTTAAGGAATTCTGTAAATTTAGCCGGAGTTGCTTTTACAATAGCTCCGATAGAGTCTGCCAATTTCTTAGCCTGCTCTTTAGATCTTGTTACTCCTTCTCCTGCAGGGCTTCCCTTGAAAGCAATAAGGATATGTCTGGATAATGTA
This genomic window from Chryseobacterium sp. MEBOG06 contains:
- a CDS encoding glycosyltransferase → MPKVLFLTTSHSYNDDRIFYHQAKTLKERGYEVKICSLYADFNGTIDGIGIESYAVIEGSINRKVETFQNVCETFQPDCIICSEPLAVVASKKWVKEKKISCIYDITEWYPSMSMLREYTFPAKIVHAAKFFLIQLYAGIVSTHFIFGESTKKFPLAYLFWWKRQMILPYYPDPVYIKESIKEPRPCTITLCYTGQISKDKGIGNFFKAIDVIHQKAPDLKVRVLIIGSAKYDGDKIYFSSLLAKHSFADIEIRKPSSFEQFTEVFADADLCFDLREINFENNHSLPIKLFYFMGAGKPVIYSNLKGIRRHMGTLLFGELVDPKDADSIAEKVINYAGNPELYHSHAVKARKMFNEKYNWRTISGSFVDFVKRSIDK
- a CDS encoding (Fe-S)-binding protein, with the translated sequence MDFNIKTMAEYAAEGKAPEVLFWVGCAGSFDDRAKKITKAFCKILNKIGVEFAVLGQEESCTGDPAKRAGNEFVFQMMALTNIEVLNAYEVKKIVTACPHCFNTLKNEYPSLGGHFDVVHHTQFLKTLMEEGRLKIEGGAFKGKKITFHDPCYLGRANDEYEAPRLLLEKLDAELVEMKRCKTNGLCCGAGGAQMFKEPEKGNKDINIERTEEALSFEPKVIATGCPFCNTMMTDGVKHFNKNTEVAVKDIVELLAEAEDL
- a CDS encoding (Fe-S)-binding protein, with amino-acid sequence MQYIDNIIFLILLVAGFGLFGKSLLKIYRNIRLGHEIKRNDRKSERWNTMARVAMGQSKMVKRPVAGILHIFVYVGFVIINIELVEIIVDGVFGTHRFLASVFGNGFYSFFTATLEILALLVVIGVVVFFIRRNFYGVKRLTMKELFGWPKHDANWILIIEFALMMAFFKMNAADWVLQQRGLLPEHGSFPISSMVMGPVFNNFSDGFLFFTEKGAWWFHFVGILFFMNYLYYSKHLHIILAFPSTWYANLDKKGKFNNLDSVTKEIKLMMDPNADPYAAPAEGAEADIPSKFGAEDIFDLNQVQLLNAYSCTECGRCTSVCPANITGKKLSPRLILMKTRDRLEEVGRNIDKNGKFVDDGKKLLNDYITKEELWACTTCNACTDACPVLLDPLSIIFEMRRFLVMEQSAAPQELNLMMTNVENNAAPWQYNQADRLNWAND
- a CDS encoding MlaD family protein, which codes for MKFSKELKAGVIALLAVVGFVLLFQFMKGKSLFTTDNIFYAKYDNVEGLAQSSAVSINGLKVGQVDKIIPRTAKDGKISFVVKITIDNKFEFSKNSTLEIFEPGLMSGKEMRVNLLYGGDTAKDGDTLKGAFKLGMIGSLSTQVGPVKDQLQGVLYKVDSLMANANQIVDGQNRAEIRALLINLNKTVGALQTTAGNVNSLVGHNDPKLQKVLDDASLTMQSGKVTLDKYGNLAQSIDTKQLNATIANLDATVGKLNQVIGGIDKGEGSLGKLMKDDQLYNNLNSASSNLNTLIEDMKANPKRYINFSVFGKNNKD
- a CDS encoding peptidylprolyl isomerase — encoded protein: MAILGQIRSKPWLLMGVIALALLAFLVNPDSIDKVFGKNPDVLGKVNGEKITREEFNDQLFVLQQQADQQGRPKSGLEEQAWQLLVQSKLIKQQFEKLGFEMTDDYFWSQIQYDQMFAQNQQFFDEKGNFKTQELKKEIETLQNTNPQGYTQWLKTRKTVEYRLMARQVFTNISAGITTGKKEAEELMKQRDQLADIDFVKVDYAAYLQKTKINVTTEDLANYIKKHPVMFKAEPSRNIGIVYFPSKPSAADDAAALKEITKLYSGGTDASGGSENFQNTKNDSMFVMANSDMPFNAQYMKPTQLPAAIQGQIATAAVGQTFGPYKEQDFYVVSKLVGKKTSDSTLSRHILIAFKGSPAGEGVTRSKEQAKKLADSIGAIVKATPAKFTEFLKLSNDPNSAAQGGSLGWTTPETPFVPEFLTYLANNPKGATGVVETQFGYHIINIEDKKSGSMGYKVANLVKAIKPSDATEADVDRKSRKFIQQIQGKSFNDFVNIAKKDNYQFSNPKAAKRFEGQLQGLGTEKDAEILGWAFDKKRSKGDTELFTVEGTGDKIVVYLNGKQDAGLADPESVRDQIEAIVKNKLAAKQISDKIAAAKASNLDQVAKLFAATKQSAQVNLLNPSVAGAMEPKVAGAAFGVAKGKLSNPVEGGTGVYVLIKKSETVNKQPGDLKQFTESITQRNAGMFGQAWMKSLQDNADIQDYRIEIWNKIGNQQQ